TTAGCACTAACTGTTGTGGTAAATGTAGCAGTAATCTAAGCAGTAACAGCAGTGTTAGTATGAATGGAAGCTTCAGTCAGAACAGTAGaggcaacagcagcaacatcaGGAGTGTTCTTGGCAGCATCTGAACctgttttcatttccagctCAAAGTcacctccagatgtttctctgttccaggtgctggaggacaacatggtgaCTTTCAtaaagaaggagctgaagaagatgaagaagctcctgagtccagattacccagcatgttcagagagtgagagggaggatgaggatgaagagcagaggagcagcagagagtcatttctgaggatcacactggacttcctgaggaggatgaagcaggaggagctggctcagcgtctgtggagcagtaagaggatttgatctcatcaaacactgaaatgttttcagctccagcagaaagcagcagaaacagagtccATCCAAAGAACACAGCTCAtttccagctcacacacacacagtgggaaaCAGGCAGGAAGTCCAGAACAAGCAGCACTAAGAGAGATCCTGAACTCTGCTCTTCATGTCATGCAAACATCCATCATCCCAATAATCACTTCAGTTTGATCTGTTGCTGCTGAAGAAAATCCATCCTCAGCTGTCATTTGGAGCGGGGATGTTTATGAcgtcctctcactgcagctgtTGGAGAGTGTGATAGTCCACTCTGAGACTGGGCGATTCCAGGTATCCAGAGCTCACCTGAAAGATCTGGATCTGGGTTCAGTAGAGCcttcaaacatgcagaaatgaTGATATTTTTCCAGAAAGTCCTGGTTTGGTCTAGAATCTGGATTTTAAAGGGCTGGTGTGAAAGAGCCCTCactctctggatgtgcaggaactgtcttggttgacacatctctgTAACATGTGGCGATCAGGGACAGTGTCTCTGGATTTCCAAACCAGGATGGTTGATCACTTTTTCaaaaagggggactggagggtgtgctccaactacagagggatcacactcctcagcctccttgggaaagtctattccaggtcctggagaggaggatttgattgatagtcgaacctcggatccaggaggaacaatgtggttttcgtcctggtcctggaacactggaccagctccagACCCTCCATAAGGTGCtggagggttcatgggagttcacccaatcagtccacatgtgtttagtggatttggagaaggcattgaCCACGTCCCTTGTGGGGGCTTCAGCAGGACGGAGTCCGGGGCTCCTTGTTAACTCACTGACTGCAGCCATGTTCAGAGCAGACTGCTCCAGACTGCCAAGGTTTTAGAGCATTTTCACTTTCAAGGCCCACAGAATATTGAGTTTGAGGACTACATAAACATGGAACCCATCTAAAGAAACTTTAGACTCtcttctttcaaaaaaaaagtttgattctAGACATTTTTACATCTTTAGAAATCGGCAGCAGAACATCAGgtggtttcagtgaaaacacctgATTTTGactaaaaacagagaaaatgagtTTTATTCTGCAGAAAAGCAAATTCAAGCAGAACAGTGACTgacattctttatttttttagtttaaatGACACCTTCATCATCTGAACAGTTGTTTACTTCTATGAAACAGcaaaagtaggaaaaaaaagtattttgatgACAAAATAACTACTTTTATTCACAGATTGAGAACACAACACAATCCATttacagatgtgtgtttgtgtttaaactATTTACAGATGCGAGTGTGTGTAAACTGTAGATGTGTGTGAACCAGTgaacaacgtgtgtgtgtttgtgtgtactcATTTGTATTTGAGTTTGGTGTGTTAGGCTGTGCAGCACTCTCCTGCCTGCAGGGGGACCCAGCAGGACCTGCACCACAGTTTGGTCTCTTCTCTCAGACCCTCCAGGCTCAGACTCTGCACTTCCTGGCTGGTCTGGACTTCTTGCTGGTGGACATCAAGTGTTCCAGCTGTTGTTTGCCCATCTGGCCATCCAGCCTGCGACTTGGGTCGTGTTTGTGTGGTGCCTTTGTAGGTGGtcggccttcctcctcctcatcctcctcctcatgttgCTTTGCAGTCCTCTCCGCCCTCCTCGTGAACTCCAGGACAGTTTTGCATGTCGCTGGGTTCCTGGCCCTGTACAGTTCAaactaggggtgggactcgattaaaaaaattaatctaattaattagggcctttgtaattaattaatctcaattaatcgcatatcgatatttgacccgagatcagtgagaacctttctttttcaaatggattttggtatagtgaatcaatatagtgatacatgagcttaagcaacaaaacactgttcattttttcagcaaggaaggaggaatttaaccaagacaaataaaccaatacacactgattagtgcaacttttgttgggctgggcgagggtccttgaagtagtcggggtgacgtcctcttcaactctagctgtatgccaggcttgcgtgttggtcgctgctgcgacatgcttagcattcagttgatatagcaggctcgatgtgctgcgatggtatgcaaattctttgctgcacaatgtgcatacagctttggttttatccacgctgccatccactggctttttaaatctaaattttctgtgcatgagaccaagtagtgcgctgtcgtcaggagcagtgttgccaactccccagtaaggaaagtcactattggctgtcctaaaagtcgccagaagtcgctagatgaggtcgttacctaatttgcaatttgcatgtaattgtaatggacgctgtaggagagaggagtaacgtcatgggagaagcaaaatgtgagttaaaaaaacaccctaaatatgtttagaactgcaaatgaattttcttctgtttattcttggtttgtcagcgagtgagcagtggcgtatttgtgcacacgcgattcatttgaagtgtggaggagtggtgtgggtctcctctctgctctgactgcagcagggaccGCTgtgtgagactggccgcctgtgagtgctttgggacgggggaggggctcacgcagcacccgcagctcattaaggacagcagctgcagaacgagacgtcctgtcacgtctccagagcaccagaaaaagtcgctaaatttgttgctagtcgcttttgacaaaaaagtcgccaggaggctttggaaagtcgccagattttaacgagaaactcaccaagtcgggagctgttccgttgttgtgtcacagcgaaatatgtccgggtgaactcgtcggtgacaaacgttccgcgacaatttgcgataatttttttatcgcgttaaaatttctgtaattaattaatcgtaactaacgcgttaaagtcacagccttagtTCAAACACATTGAACGTGGCCACTTGAAAAAGGTCGACCACAAACTTCTTTGGCCAGTTGAGTGACTTGTGGATGAAGTGGTAGCAGGCAATGTTCTGGTCCAGTTTATCTCCTCATCCATGCAGCATTGTACACCTCAATGCACTCTGCCTTCAGCTGACCCCCTTCCTGCTACCCCTCAACCCTCTGCATGGTGTCATGGTGGCAGGTTGTCACCATATTCACCAGACGCTGGTCCTGCCATGCCACAACCTTCACCCTGTCATTGTGCTGCACTAGTTTCTCCTCCACACCCAGGTCAGTCTTGGTCCCTCCCTGATGGTCTGAGGCTcctcactgtttctcctcagtgTTCCACAGACATTGGTTTTGGCTTTCACCAATTGTTCACACAGTGCAACAGAGTTGTAGTAGTTGTCCATACAGAGTGTGTAGCGGTTGCCTGGGAGACGGTCAAGGAGGAAGAACACTGTGAGCTTGCCTGCCCAACATAAAGCTGCATGTTGAAGCAGCACCTGGTGGAGGAATCACACAGAATGTAGGAGTTGATTCCATACTTTATGGGCTTCTGTTGGTGGAACACTTTAAATGAAAGGCAGCCATGCCACTGCATCATCCCCTCATCAATACTAATGTTTCTGTAAGGCTGATACAGCTCTCTGAACTTCCCCACAATGTAGTCCAACACAGGACCAACTTTTGCGTCCTGTGatgtattattattacagtGGAGGAATCTCCAGATCAGCTGAAACCTGTTCCTCATCATGGTCTGGCTGAAATAGGGAGTGACCTCCACCTCATCCACTCTCCAGTACATTTCAAGGTTTGGAAACTCAGTCCAAAGAACGTCATTAGCACAGAGACTGTCACTGGTTTCCAGACCTTgcctctgctgtgtggctgAGAGTCAGGATGGGCCTGGAACAACTGATCAGCATACAGGTTGGTGTGGTCTGCCATGTGCTGGAGCAGCTCGTCTGTGAggagacattatattactcttgtttaatagaaagaaataaaaataaccctcgatttttgtttaacactgtagccagactgacaaatagtcatactgtagtggaaccaatAATCCCAGAAAATTTAagctgccatgactttcttaaattttttaatgataaaatcataaccattagaggtaaaatcagtgaagagctttcctcagatcaagctcagggaaccCAACCACttcctccacctgaaatacctgaaatacctgaCATATTAAatagtttctcaccagtagatggggctgagattacttcgattgtactGTCCTCTGaaacctcgacctgtctcctagatccaattccaactaaacttttcaaagatatccttccagttatcttaaatacgctcataactataataaatacgtctctagaaaatGACTGTGTGCCAcggtcatttaaattcgcagtcatcaaaccactgctgaaaaaatctaatcttgatcctgatattctagctaactacagaccgatatcaaatctgccttttatttcaaaagttctggaaaaagttgtggttaaacagcttcgccgccacctacaggacaatagtttatttgagaaatttcagtcaggatatagagcttatcacagcactgagactgcgttggttaaagtcactaatgacttgctattggcggctgatgCAGGtttagtctcaatcctggttctcctagacctcagtgcagctttcgatacaatcgaccacaatattctcctgcagaggttagaatgtgaggtcggcatcagaggaaaagccctctgctggttcaaatcctatttatctaacaggtaccaatttgttcacgttaaccaacagtcctcaccgtgctcccaggtcagttatggggttcctcaagggtccgtgctcgggccaattttatttctgttgtatatgcttcctttagcgaacataattagaagtcacaatatcaattttcattgttatgcagatgacacacaactgtatttatgcatgaaacctgatcaaactaatcaaatagacagacccagtgactgtatcagagaaattaaaacctggatgactacgaactatctccgtctgaatcctggcaaaacagaggtcattatactaggcccccataaactgagagagtgtctatctgaatagattatcaccttagataacgtcagtgtatcctcctcctctactgtcaggaacctcggggtcttatttgatcaggatatctcctttaaagcacacatcaacctggcctgtaaaacagcatatttccacttgtgcaacatagctaaaatcaGAAAAATTCTACCTAAAATCGATGCGGAAAAACTCattcatgcatttgtttctactagactggactactgcaactcccttctcacagcctgcccaaaaagtgcattaaaaaaccttcagttggttcaaaatgcggccgccagattattaaccagAACTAAAAGAGGCGAACACATTACTCCTGTTCTAAAATCTCTCcattggcttcctgtcgagtttagagttagatttaaaatccttctcctcacgtacaaaatcctaaacgggatggctccaacctatctccaagatgccttaatgccttatcaaccaatcagagcacttcgctctcaaaatgcagggttactggtgacccctagggtctctaaatggacattaggcggaagagcctttagctatcaagCACCATtcttatggaaccagcttctaagtggtgtcaaagaggcagacacagtctccacatttaaggttaggctcaagacgtttctcttcgatgcagcctatgatcaggtcagctagggattctaaactaaactaaactaaactaaactaaaactatctaaactatactaactaaatacttgtttaaatactaaactatccacaaagctgccctaggagctagaatgctgtgggaagtacggtgcactgagccctgtcctctaatgtctgaatgttcttccctttcgtccgttcattgcttttcacctgttgtcccccctttcgagggggagtcttctccagtttcagttgctgactccactattacgagggcctacgaacaagctccgtccggaccgggaggacactcctgtcggtgctgtgctCGCGGACTGACTTCGGTCCTACTTCTGGGATCTGTGGtccttgtgctggaccgtccaacggactgtcctcaacatagtcctaggctttacttcttattgtctcatgctagctgttgccaaagctgtccgtccctgggagagggatccctccatactgtggttttccccaagatttcttcttttcccactgggtttttggagtttttttcttgccggatgtgagggtctaaggcggtggttgcttcgttttgtttcgttactgtgaatttgacatattaacattacgcttattcactgtttttattgttttaacattataacattacttagccactatgtttattggtctgatgtcaacgttttcactctgttctgtctgtggactgttcATAGAATCgttgaaatttttaccaatcaatgtaacatcgtgaagccctctgaggcaactgttgttgtgatactgggctatacaaaaataaattgattgattgattgattgaggagcagctccaggaaGTCATCTAGAAGTCTCAAAGTATTGTAATGATCTGTTACGGTAATAGATAATTACAGCATGAATTCACCTTgcaatcaaaataaaaagcatgcgcacacgcacatgcgCAAATGGTAGTACGGCATTGTAACATCTTTACCTGCACTCCCAGAGTGACGGTCTCGGTCGGTATGTGAGCCAAAGCATAAGACAAGGTTTACAACGGACATTCGgacatttattgatttaatttatCTCATAAGGATCTCTTTCATACCTTTGGAATCTATATTTAGAGGTGTAAGATCAGTATGCTGTTGTCTTGTTATTTGGATTAATATTTCTTTACATTGCATACTGCAGAGAGTATTGACagtttttgtaatgtttttgttttgataagTTACGTTGagaaaagttttatttacttCAGATAATTTTGATTGGAATTGTACTATGACATTTGATGGAACCTCCCTCCGAGGGACACACGGCTGGGTTATATGAGTGGCCTGATGGCCAGTGACGGGTTTGGCCTGTGTCGGCGTATGTGGGGATGGAGGTTTCACAGTCAGCTCAGCAGGATTACCCCAGATGAGGGGATAAATCCCTGCTGCTGACCGATCCAGACGGCAGCCACTCGTCTGAGGAATCCGGGTCGGGTTCAGAGGCGTCCCACGCTGAACTGCTTCTGCGGTTCAGCTCCAGGATGCAACAGTGCTAACCGCTGGCTCATTGCTATGATCACCTGCGTTTTTTTGGGCCATCGCCCACATTTTCTCCACCACCATGATCCATCGCAATCACGATACTTCTTCCTACAGGCCACCACCAGACAAACTCTGAGCCACTGTCAGCTGCTTGTATTGTTTTTCCCTGCTTGATTTCACCATATACTTCGCCATGTTGCCTCTCCACCCACCGCTCCCATGCCCTTCTTCTTCGGAGCGGCACATCTGCCACTGCCAGTTGGAGGAAAATCTAACTGTTGCCCCCAACTGGGGCAGAAATACATTGCCTTCAGTTCtgatattcacacacaaacaaaaaaacaaacaaaaagcaaaagacATCAATCGGCATCTTTGGCAGTCAGCATAACTTCTTGAAAGATGTCTTTGGCAGTCAGTGAGTTTAGGGCTGTCCGATCTCTGTGTGACtgaagtaggagtctggtccacattgctgGCAggaagtcagacctgttcccggtgcatgttggactctggcagacctgccctttgtcactggttctgttcataacCTTTATAGACAGAACTTCTTGGCTCAGCCAGGAGTCGGATGGGGTCAGGTTTGGTCGCCACAGGATTTTATGGATTTCATGCACTGGGATGGTTTGCAGTcaagtgtgaagtgacagggatgaaGATCAGCACCTCCACATCCGAGGCCATGGTGCTCGACTAGAAAAAGGTGGTCTACCCACTCTGGGTCAGCGGAGAGACCCTGGTCCAACTGGACAAGTTCAAGTATCTtagggtcttgttcacgagtgaggggaGGATGGAAGTTGAGATTGATAAGTGTCTGCATTACAGCGTCTGCTGTAATGCAGTTCATTATGATGAAGAAGAAACTCAGTTGAAAAGCAAGGCAGTTTGGTTCCTACCCTCACCTGTGGTGAAAAACTCTGGGTCATGACCGGAAGAACAAGATTTCATAAACATGCAACctaaatgagcttcctccacaGTTTGGCTGGGTGCTCCTTTCGAGCAAGGGGCAGGAACTCAATCACCAGGGAGGAGACATGAGTTGAGCTAgagctcctccacatccagagggcCCAGCTGATTTGGCTCAAGCATCTATTCCAAATGTCTACTGGACACCTCTCTTTGGAGTTGTCAAATGCATGTCCCAGGaggccccggggaagacctgtgacactctggagggacgatgtctcttggctggactgggaacactttgaaattatccctggaAGAACTACAGAAAGTGTGTTGGCACAGTGAAGTCAAAGTATGCTTGCCTAGGCTCCTGCCCCAAGTCCCAAATATGtaatagaaaatgaatgaatgaatggatacATGAATGAGCTCAGAGGCTGTTTGGTCTCCACTCAGGATTTGGATTGATCTGATAGAGGAGAATCTCCACTAATACACTTTCATCTTCACATTCAATGTCAAATCCGCTCAACTCATTCCTGCTTTTGTCATCTTTTCAGAAACTTTTGCTGGAGTCTGCcaaaagaagctgaaatgtggcctgaagaagaggttccagCGTGTGTCTGAGGGAGTCGCTAAACAAGGAGAGTCCaccctcctgaaccagatctacacagagctccacatcacagagggaggggctgcagaggtcaatcaggaacatgaggtcagacacattgaaacagcatccaggacagcagacagagcagaaagaaCCATTGGACCAGGAGGCATCTttaaagcctcacctggaagatctaaaccaatcagaacactgctgacaaagggagtggctggcattgggaaaacagtcctgactcagaagttcactctggactgggctgaagacaaagacaaccaggacgtccacttcatatttccattcaccttcagagagctgaatgtagtgaaggagaagaagttcagctttgTGGaccttgttcatcacttcttcactgaaaccaaagaagcaggacTCTGCAactttgaagacttccaggtgatcttcatctttgacggtctggatgagtgtcgactccctctggacttccagcacactgacttcctgactgaagttacagagtccacctcagtggatgttctgctgataaacctcatcagggggaaactgcttccctctgctcacctctggatcaccacacgacctgcagcagccaatcagatccctgctgactgtgtggacatggtgacagaggtccgagggttcaccgacccccagaaggaggagtacttcaagaagaggttcagagaggaggagcaggccagcaggatcatctcccacatcaagacctcacgaagcctccacatcatgtgccacatcccggtcttctgctggatcactgctacagttctggagaaggtgttgaagagcagagagggaggagagctgcctaaaaccctgactcagatgtacatccaccacctggtggtccaggccaaaggAAACAATGTCAAAtttgatggaggagctgccacagatccacactggagtgcagagagcaggaagatgatagagtctctgggaaaactggcttttgatcagctgcagaaaggaaacctgatcttctatctgtcagatttaaaaaagtgtgacaTCAATCTCAGAGCGGCCTCaatgtactcaggaatgttcacacagatctttagagaggagagcggcctgtaccaggacacggtgttctgcttcatccatctgagccttcaggagtttctggctgctcttcatgtccatcagaccttcatcaactctggaatcaacctgctggaagagaaacaaacaaccattcaacaatctccacaacagcctcagctccaccatctccatcagagagcagtggacgaggccttgaagagtccaaatgggcacctggacttgttcctccgcttcctcctgggtctttcactggagaccaatcagagtctccttcgaggtctgctgacacagacagaaagtaGCTCACAgtccaatcaggaaacagtccagtacatcaagaagaagctgagtgagagtctgtctgcagagagaagcatcaatctgttccactgtctgaatgaactgaatgatggttctctggtggaggagatccaacagtccctgagatcaggaagtctctccacagatagactgtctcctgctcagtggtcagctctggtcttcatcttactgtcatcagaagaagatctgaaggagtttgacctgaagaaatactctgcttcagaggaggctcttctgaagctgctgccagtggtcaagcCTCCAGcaaagctctgtacgtactTCATGAACAAATGTGGACCAAACTATGGGCTCAGTGTTATTGTTTTGCCAGCACATAAGTATTATTTTGCCAAAATATgagattttcatttttgaaagagaaaatgttcaCTGCAAAATGTTTCGGTGTGAATTCACAATAAATTACTGGATAAGTTCTGCATGACTTTCACAGCAAGGATTACAGCATGATACTGtgaaatgtcctcacaacaatTTACTGTGATTTCACATATGTGACATTACAATGCAATGTTGCAAAAGCACAACTGTTTACTGTAACTTCACAGTGTCCATGACAAAGCAATACTGTGATATTACAGGACACTACTGGGGAATTACAACCTTTTGCTCTACATCATTACAACAGGGCCCTGTGCTTTTACAGTGTGTGCTGTGAAAGTAACGCACAAATCAACAGTAAGTTACTGTGAAATGCTATCAGTTAGATGTGCATATGTTCACCTATCAACTTCTTGTAGCGTTTATGGAGCGGTGGCAGC
The window above is part of the Salarias fasciatus chromosome 23, fSalaFa1.1, whole genome shotgun sequence genome. Proteins encoded here:
- the LOC115381190 gene encoding NLR family CARD domain-containing protein 3-like, which translates into the protein MCVCCCVAAGLVPDVTLKVDLNGVLTSDTLRQTAGLSGDQRQHEADLRMSKQKTSDPPGPGSGGAAGPGPEPEAAPSSVSMKSDRSKGKWINFRGSPSSESQMNPGSEPSSVSMKSDRSKGKWIKFRGSPSSESQMNPGSEPSSVSMRSDWSNDKHINSRGSPSSESHSDSGFPSSRVSMKSDLSKDEPINFKPGPGPAEEGVSQQNSQVPRGDSTPSYQIYMDSIFTVLEDNMVTFIKKELKKMKKLLSPDYPACSESEREDEDEEQRSSRESFLRITLDFLRRMKQEELAQRLWSKTFAGVCQKKLKCGLKKRFQRVSEGVAKQGESTLLNQIYTELHITEGGAAEVNQEHEVRHIETASRTADRAERTIGPGGIFKASPGRSKPIRTLLTKGVAGIGKTVLTQKFTLDWAEDKDNQDVHFIFPFTFRELNVVKEKKFSFVDLVHHFFTETKEAGLCNFEDFQVIFIFDGLDECRLPLDFQHTDFLTEVTESTSVDVLLINLIRGKLLPSAHLWITTRPAAANQIPADCVDMVTEVRGFTDPQKEEYFKKRFREEEQASRIISHIKTSRSLHIMCHIPVFCWITATVLEKVLKSREGGELPKTLTQMYIHHLVVQAKGNNVKFDGGAATDPHWSAESRKMIESLGKLAFDQLQKGNLIFYLSDLKKCDINLRAASMYSGMFTQIFREESGLYQDTVFCFIHLSLQEFLAALHVHQTFINSGINLLEEKQTTIQQSPQQPQLHHLHQRAVDEALKSPNGHLDLFLRFLLGLSLETNQSLLRGLLTQTESSSQSNQETVQYIKKKLSESLSAERSINLFHCLNELNDGSLVEEIQQSLRSGSLSTDRLSPAQWSALVFILLSSEEDLKEFDLKKYSASEEALLKLLPVVKPPAKLCTLSCCGLSERSCGALSSVLSSQSSSLTHLDLSNNELQDSGVKRLSLGLESPHCKLEALSLSGCLVSEEGCASLVSAVRSKSSHLRELDLSYNHPGDSGVKELSAAVEDPHCSLETLRVDHVGQQWLKPGLRKCKLDSSLSVCLSIKALDSFKHS